CAGGTTGCTCATTTAAGTGCTCCTTCTCTCCTGTTGCTTTATTATACAAGCAGGCCATTCGGGTGCGACAGGTCGAGCCGGCAAAGGGATGCTTGTCATTGCGTGCGAGTTCGGGTTTATTGCTCGCGTTTCGGCTCTGGAGATTGTAGATACAAGCGGAGTCAACTTTTGCATTCATGGGGTCGGGGCGTTCGAGGTTGAGATGCTTGTCGAGAGAAGTGTCCTGATTCCGTCCCCGGTCCAACTTGCTTGTCGAAGCATGTAATTCTGTTTGGCCGTGTAAAGGTCGCACGGTGAGATTTTTAGGAAATTCGGGTGGGGTTTTTTATTGCGCTTCGCGCCTCGTTTCTCGATGAGGGAGGTGGGTGGGGGAGGCGTCTTAAGCTCGACGATGGGACGCTGAATGGGCTGTTCGGTGAGGGTTGCACCGCATTGCCGCCGCCAGTGGGTGGTCTTCGGTTCCTGGTTAACGCTTTGAGGTTGGATGGGGCGTCGGTGGTAATTAGTTGGTCTTCGGCGAGATTCAGGGCCGGAGTCGAGATTCTGATGCAGGTTTGGCAAACTGGAGGGGGTTTCCTGACGTCGTTCTGCCCCGGTGGGGATTGCCCTCTCCTTGATGACTCTTGCTTTGACTGGCGCTCCGGGGCCACGAGTCCAGATGGTCCTGGTGGTTCCCTTGACGACAGGCGCGATTGCAGCGGTTTTGACGCCGTGGGGGCGGGGGCTGCTGGCGCTTTTTTGCCGGTCTGGGCGGTCACGGAGGAGGGGGGCGCGTGTTTGGTTCACTGCCCCCCATCAGTCTTATTTGGAGGTGTCGAATGGCGGCAGCCTGTTATCAGGAATTTGCTGGCGGCGTGCGCTTGTTCGTCCGCCTGATTCCCCGTTCTTCCCAAACGCGGGTCGATCGGATGCGCGATGGGCGACTGTGCGTCCGAGTGGTGGCGCCGCCCGTGGAGGAGGCAGCGAATCAGGCGCTGATTGCTTGCATCGCGAACTGGTTGGACTGGCCCCGCCGGGATATCACGATCACGCGTGGTGGGCATTGTCGCGACAAGACCCTGGAGGTTCGGGGGCCTTCCCCTGAATTGCTCACCCGATTGGCGCGTTGCTTGGAGGCGGATTTCAGCCCGTGATCGTGAGCGTCTTTCGGAAGATTCGCAGGGCTTCCTGACCAGTCCCCGGATCCGCCTCACTGTAGACCAGGGTTCGCATGCGCATTCGGCCTGGCTGTGCGGGAAGTCTCAGGTATCCCGGATAGAGTCTCTGGGTGATGCGTGCGGACGCTTCTGTCAGGCGCTGCCCGTTGCGGTCATTGCCCCGGGCAAAATTTGACACACTCACCACGGACAAGTGGCCGTCATTCATTTTCAGGCGAATGTCCGCCACATAGACCGTCGCGACCAGGTTTTGCGCCTTGACCGCCGCCACGGCGAAGGTGCTCTGGTCGGTCTCTGTCACCGTGATCTGGGCGGGTAGGCTCATTTTGGGAGGGGTTCCGATATCGAGTTGACCATCCCCGATGACCGAGCCGACCATCACGCGCGCGAAGTGAAATGACGCCCCTTCCAGCAGCAAGCGGACTTCTCGGACCTCTAACTCGCCTTTGGTCTGGTACAGGTCGATGCTGGTTTCGGGTGTTCCATTGGCCGGTAGGCTGTCGAAGATGGTGTTCACCTTCGGGGTGAAACGGGTGGGTGTGATCACGTCCTCAACCAGGCTGTCAAACGGGTTCGACGTGACCTCGGGAGAGGGTGGCGTCCCAGGGGAGATCGCGGGACGGGGCACGCCGGTTGGTTCGCGGTCGTCGTCGTTGAAGTCCGTGGCGCTCAAAGGAGGCGCACTGGCGTTCGGCAGTTCAGGCGCGCACGCTGTCACGCTCACCAACAGGCATCCCAACCAGGTCCATCGTGCTTGCTGAGGCTTCACGAGGCGTACCTAAGGGGAAATCTGGATGTTCTCGCTGAATTCGACCAGACTGCCGCCTCGCGAGAAGATGTCGACATCCACGTTGGTGACAGGGGATAGGCGATTGGCCAGCAAGGTGGGCTGGTCAAGACTCAGGACACTTGGGAGGATCGTCATGGTGGTGGTGTGTCCCTGGTTGATGGTCACGGCATCGTTCAGCGTATAGCTGAGGACCACGAACACGTGTTCAGCTGTATCGAATACTTGCACATCCGCAATCGGATGGCTGCTCGGGAGGTACTTCCACCTCCCCACGAACGCGGGACCAGACAGGCTTCCTCCCCCGAGGCGCTGGCTGAGGGGCCACGTCTGGGCGACTCCGCCCGCTTCGACCCGGTGCGTGCCGCTTGCGATCGGAGAACTGCTGGTGCCCTCCGCCAGAATGGCGGGCGGCGGTGTGAAAACAGCCCCGGTTCGGGCCTTGGAGAGCCTGGCGATGATCCGGAAAACGTCCTCCTGCCCCGCGGTCTGACTGACCGTCATTTGCAGCGATTGCGTGCCCGGCAGGTAACTGACGGTAAAGGTCGGATCGAATTCTGCAGGCTCTGGGCCCGGTGTGGGCGTTGGTGGAGCACTGCGGCGACTCGAGCCTCCCCCGCTGGACACCGAGTCCGTGGGGGTTGGCCTCGGAAAAGGCTCTAAAATCGGGATACTGGGCGTGGCAACCTCGTTCGGAAGGTCAAAGTTCAGGTTGACCCCGTTTCCGGCGATGGAAATGACCGTGCCGGTGATCGTGATGTCGAAGCCCGCCGACGCCAGGACCCCGAGATCGTCCTGGGTCAGCCCGGTTTCGACGGAGGTGTCCAGGTTCCCACCATCTTGCTTCAGCGTGGAAAGCACCTGTAAGGATTCCGCCACTGTCTGTCGGAAGACTCGCCCCAGGCCCGCCTCGCCCATCACCTCTGCCAGCAAGGCCGGCTGGATGGTCCCTTTGGCATCGACGACTTCAGACAGGGTATCCAGCTCGCTGGCGGTGAACGTTCTGGCGATCTGCCTGGCCAGGCTTTCTCCTTTGTTGAGGACCTCCAGGAACAGTTGACTCTCGGCGTCATCGGTCAAGGCTTGGGCGAGCGGGATCAGGTTCCTGACGCAGTTGTCAGCCAGTGTGGTGGCCGGGGTCAGCAGGAACTGAAAGCCCGTTTGCTTGCTGGGCAGGGATTCGTTGGCGGGGGTCGACAGGGACCTGAAGACCAAGGTTTCTTGGCGCCCCTGCTTCGCAGAAATGGTGGCGATCAGGGTGGTCACGCTGTACTTGCCGTCGCTCACCACCACCCGGTAGACGTCGCCTTTCCGTGGGACAGGCATGTGAAACGAGAAGCGGCCCTGAGCGTCGGTGCGAGGACCGGTCTGCGAGAGGCGATACTTTCCGGAGTCGAAGAAGCGAATCGGGATGGCCTGTCCCGTGGCCGCGTTGAAAACCCTGACTTCCGCGTTGGCCATCAGCCCGCGACCGTTTTCGGCGGTGCCAAACAGCACCTGCGAGAATCCTGGCGCCTGTGTTTGGGGGCCCCCGATCAGGCCAAACAGCAGGACGGGGCCCATCGGGCTGGGGTCGAACGGGGCGCAGGCCACCAGCGACACGGACAGGGCGGTGAGCGTGGGGAGCCACGCGTCACGCACGTCTTTGCCTCGAGGGCGCTGCGGGAACATGAACTATTACTCCTCGGCGAGAGCCACCGGGTGATCGGCTCCTTGTTGCCCACTCTGCCAGCAGGCCTAGCCACGCACAAGGGCTCCGGTCACAGGCCCCGTGCTGCTCAACAGGCCGTTCAGGAACCGGGATGGCTGCCCATCTTCCGTCCGGCTCCCAGCGACCTCAGCTCAGCGCAACGGGTTCGGTCTGAGGTTGTTTGACCGGCAGCTCGATCGTGAAGGTGGTGCCTCGGTTCACTTCACTGCTCACGGTGATTTTGCCGTGATGGGCCTCAATGATGTCCTTCACGATGGACAGCCCCAGCCCGACGCCCCCCGTGACCCGTGAACGCGCCTTGTCTACCCGGTAGAACCGCTCAAAAATTCTCGGCAGGTCGATGGGGGGGATACCGATCCCGCTGTCGATCACGCGGCAAAGCACCTCGGAACCTCCGGGCGCAACCCCGATGTCGAGCGTCACGGTCCCGCTGGCAGGGGTAAATTTGATGGCATTGTCGACCAGGTTGATCAGCACCTGCTGAAGGCGATCACGGTCAGCTTCGATGGTGGGGACTTCTTCCGGACAGTTCACCAGCAGTGTCACGCTGGCCAGTTTGGCGTGATGCTGCAAGGTCGATTCGACCTGTTCGGAGAGGCTTTGCAGGTCAAAGGACGACATGTGCAAGACCGGTCGCCCCATCAGGTTGGCCACGGTCAGGAGCTCATTGACCAGGCGAGTCAGCCGGTCCGCTTCGCCTTGAATGTTGTTGAGAAATTTCGCACGCATTCGTTCATCGCGCATGGCACCCATCTGGAGCGACTCAGCCGCCATCCGGATCGCCGTCAGCGGGGTTCGCAATTCGTGGCTGACGTTGGCCACGAAGTCCTGCTGCATGGTTCCGAGCTTGTAAACGTCCGTCCAATCATGAACGCTGAGAATGGTTTCTTCGCCGCGTTGAATGGCACTGACGGCCAGGGTGCGGTCCGGCCACCAATCCGGCCCCACCAGTTCGAGCAACGGGGCCTCTCCGTCGCGACGGGCGCGGGCAATCAGTTCCATCACCGCTGGTTCCGCCAACATCGCTTGGAGACGTGGACTTGCCTCCTCGGCGCGTACCTCCGACAGCGCCTGCAACAAACTTCGATTGTGTGCCAGCACCTGATTGTCGGCGCCTAGCACCAGCAATCCGTCAAAGAGTTTGGGTTTGAGGGAAAATTCTTCTTTTTTTGACACGGCAGTATCTCACCCGGCGATCGCGGCACCGATTGCCGCATACCCACTTACCGCAGCGATGAGACGATCGAGGCGTACGTGTTCGAACGGAGTTTCCGCAAATTTCTCATCACCAGGAGAATAGCCGAGCGTGACGATACGTTTCATCGTGGCCACATAGGCCGCGTCGCTCGGCAGTCGCCAGTACGTCTGCACGGGATTCTGGCCCACTTCCTGCAAGCCTCGCGCGACCCGGTGAATCAGGGCGTGGCTTGCGTCGGTGAGAAACGGATGGGCCACACACGCCACGTCCTGTGATACGCCGGTGAAACTGGTCGCCGTGAGGCGACGAACCTGCAGATCGGCCGTGAAGGCCGTATCTTCCTGGGCGATGCGATTCACGATCGACTGGAGCTGCCACAGGGCGGCGTCCGTGCTTTCGCTGGGAAGGTAGCGGCGATCCAGACTGATGGTGCAGCGATCCGGGACCAATTGAGGGGCCTGTGGCGCACTGCGAATCGCCGTCACGGCCAGGGTCGAACGGTCCAGGTTGGGATGCGACGGCAGATTCGACGCCAACTCCTGGACCGCCGCGAGCACCGGCTGCATCGCCAGGATGGCGTGGCTGCCCAGCCAGGGAGCACCGGCGTGACACACGCGGCCCACCGTCGTCAGCTCGAC
The genomic region above belongs to Candidatus Sericytochromatia bacterium and contains:
- a CDS encoding DUF167 domain-containing protein, whose amino-acid sequence is MAAACYQEFAGGVRLFVRLIPRSSQTRVDRMRDGRLCVRVVAPPVEEAANQALIACIANWLDWPRRDITITRGGHCRDKTLEVRGPSPELLTRLARCLEADFSP
- a CDS encoding M20/M25/M40 family metallo-hydrolase, with the protein product MPTTEPFHPSGFQRHAEASREALLHLAQAWIAIPSPACHEGDLAASVLEALTQAGYDEVFQDEIGNVVGRIRGDGTGPSVLFLCPLDHAEPLHAEEWRYPPYAAQLTDEALHGCGASQNKGALAAMLTAGRILKHERGGLRGDVIVAGVVQTQVFAHIGTRVLVDRTLPERGIQFDLCVVGQPTGLNLALGQRGRLEVELTTVGRVCHAGAPWLGSHAILAMQPVLAAVQELASNLPSHPNLDRSTLAVTAIRSAPQAPQLVPDRCTISLDRRYLPSESTDAALWQLQSIVNRIAQEDTAFTADLQVRRLTATSFTGVSQDVACVAHPFLTDASHALIHRVARGLQEVGQNPVQTYWRLPSDAAYVATMKRIVTLGYSPGDEKFAETPFEHVRLDRLIAAVSGYAAIGAAIAG
- a CDS encoding ATP-binding protein, whose amino-acid sequence is MSKKEEFSLKPKLFDGLLVLGADNQVLAHNRSLLQALSEVRAEEASPRLQAMLAEPAVMELIARARRDGEAPLLELVGPDWWPDRTLAVSAIQRGEETILSVHDWTDVYKLGTMQQDFVANVSHELRTPLTAIRMAAESLQMGAMRDERMRAKFLNNIQGEADRLTRLVNELLTVANLMGRPVLHMSSFDLQSLSEQVESTLQHHAKLASVTLLVNCPEEVPTIEADRDRLQQVLINLVDNAIKFTPASGTVTLDIGVAPGGSEVLCRVIDSGIGIPPIDLPRIFERFYRVDKARSRVTGGVGLGLSIVKDIIEAHHGKITVSSEVNRGTTFTIELPVKQPQTEPVALS